CCTTGCCCGACACCGTACTGATGGCCGCAGTTACCGAGGCCTTCTTTTGCTGGCCATAGGCTACTACAATTACATCAGATAAATTAGCCGCATCGCTTTTTTGCATAGAGACGGAAAAAACAGTCTTGCTGCCAATTGTAATTTCATTGGAGGTATAACTCAGGCTTGTTATCCTCAATACTTTGCATGAAGCATCAATCGTTAGTGAAAATTTTCCCTCGGCGTCTGTTACCGTACCGAGGATTGTATTTCCGGGTGTTTTGGTCGTTTCAACAGAAGCTCCGGCAATAGGGTTGCCTTTCTCGTCTTTTACGGCACCACTGATCTTTCTTGTTTGGCCGATTGCGACCTGTTGAATTACAATCGCCAGAAAAAATAGCAGCAGCCGGCACAAAAGCTGTCTTTTGTTCATAGCTCTCAATAGTTGTTTTGGTGATAAATGAAAATTGTTACCTGGATGAAATTTGGGTAAATCGGAAACTTTGGAGAAGAATAAATTGTCCTATGTAATGGAGCCCGGAGAATCTCCGGGAAAAGATGGTAATGTTGACAAGCATCGCTACGGGGTTTTAGTTTTTCAGGATGCAATATTGGATTTATAAAACCCGTACACAAATATATAGGTACGTCAAAACCTCTACATTTAAAAATAACCTAATTGATAATCAGTTGCTTGTATTGCGTCATGCGCAAAAGTTACTACATCAGTGCCCTTTTGTACCTTCATTGATAAATCACTTCACATGTTTGATCTGCTTTTTGATCACCTAGCTCGCTTTGTTCGCATCAACGAAACGGAACGGGAAATTTTACTGTCGAAACTGAAGTATAAAAAGGTATCAAAAAAGGAGTTTCTTTTAAAGCAGGGACAGATCTGTTCGGGTAATTATTTTGTATTATCAGGTTGTATACGTTTGTATTCAATAACTGACAATGGGACAGAACAGATCCTGCAGTTTGCCATTCCTGGCTGGTGGATCAGCGATTATCAGAGTTTTCAAAACAACATTCCATCAACATATAATATCCAGGTAGTAGAAGATTCAGAAATTGCCATCATTACCCGGTCAGATTCCGATGAACTGTTTCAACAAATTCCTGTGTTGAATAATTATTTCAGGTTGTTGATGCAGCGGGCCTATACAGCCGCGCTAAGAAAAATGGAGTTGCTGTTGGTTACTTCTGCCGAAGAACGCTATTTTCAATTCGTGAAAAACTACCCGGAATTTGTTCAACAGGTTCCGCAATACATGCTTGCCTCGTTTTTAGGGTTTACCCCGGAGTTTTTGAGTATGCTCCGCGCGAAAGTTAAATCGGGGGGAAATTAAAAGCAGTTACAAGTTACAGTTTGCAGGTTACAGGGTTCCTATAATTCGGGAACTCAGCCATTGTTCAGCATGCACATGCTTACCCTGTAACCTGAAACTTGTAACCCGGGAATCATATTATATATATACGCCCCGGTTTTAAACATGTTCTACATATGGTCCAGCGTGGGCCTCATGTGGGTGCTTACGCCAATCCGGTTCCATGCATTAATGGTGATGATGGCCATTATTACCTGGGCCAGTTTTTCTTCCCCTAATTGTTTCAGCGCCTCGTTGTAGGTTTCGTCACTTACGCCATGTACGGAAATGTGGGTGATCTCCTCCGCCAGCGCCAGCACCGCCCGCTCAGTATCGTTGTAGAAAGGAGTTTCGCGCCAGGCGCTCAGTCCATAAATACGTTGTTCGGTTTCACCGAGTTTTCTTGCATCTTTTGTATGCATGTTAATACAATAGGAGCAACCGTTTATCTGGGATACCCTGATCTTTATTAATTCCTTTAACAAAGGCTCTATTTTGCTTTGACTCAAATACTTTTCAAGCGCATACATAGCTTCGTATGCTTTGGGTTGTAATTGCTGAAGATCAATCCTTTTGCTCATCTTTTAATATTTTCCACAAAGCTACCTGCGGCCCGGATCAAATAACTTAAACTACTTTAAGAAAGGAAATGGGCGGTTCGTATAGCTTTGTACCTATGAAATTAAACGTGACAGCTTTAGCACAGCTTTTTGCCCGGATAGCTCTGGGGCTTGGCTTTTTATTACCTGTATGTGACCGGTTAGGATTCATGGGCGTCCCTGGTTCTGGTAAAGCAGCCTGGGGCGATTGGTCGCATTTTGTAGCCTACACCCACACGTTAATGCCCTTTACCAGTTTGCTTACGGCCAATATAGCCGGTTTGTTAGCCACCATTGCCGAAGTGGTGCTGGGCGTTTGCCTTATCGTTGGCTTTAAAACGAAATGGATGGGATTGGGAGCGGCTATTATCACGCTTACCTTTGCGGTGTTCATGATCGCTTCCCTCGGCATAGCTGCGCCTTTTAACTATCCGGTGTTTGTATTTACTGGGGCCGGACTGCTCTTATTCACACAGCATTCGTTTCGCTGGAGTATTGATGCGTTGTTAATAAAAAAATAGGCCTGTCTGTCACAAAACCGGCCAGCTGGTGTCTTAAGGGTATGGAGCCAAAAAATCAGGATATTAATGCGTACAGGCCAATGCTGTTTTCAATAGCCTATAATATGCTGGGCACCTCGTCCGATGCGGAAGATATGGTGCAGGAAACCTTTATGAGCTGGTTGAATACCGACAGGTCGCATGTAGATAATATAAAATTCTACCTTATAAGAACCATCAGCAATAAGTGCATTACTCATTTAAAAAAGCTCAAAAAACAACGGGAAGCCTACCTGGGCACCTGGCTGCCGGAACCACTGCTCTCCACCTCAGAAGTTGAAAATATGGAGGTGAGGGACCAACTCTCCATCGGGTTTCTGTACCTGCTTGAAAAGCTTACGCCCATTGAACGGGGCGTGATAATATTGAAAGAAGCTTTTGAGCTGGATTACCCTGAAATTGCAACCATTTTTGATATTACTTACGAGAATTGCCGCCAGCATTTTAGCCGGGCAAAAAAGAAATTGCTCCTCGAAAAATCGAGGTTTACGGTTGACAGGGATAACCACGAAAAAATACTACGGGCGTTTTTACATGCCTGTATTAATAAGAACCCCGAAGCGCTTATTGAATTGTTACGGGAAGATGTAGTGGTGTATGTGGATGGAGGCGGAAGCGCCAACACGCTGCTGAACCCGGTGTTTGGAAGAGAAAATGTGATACAGTTGTTGGTGAATGGAATGGAAAAATTCGCAGCATTTGCCAGAACCGAAATTCTATCGGTAAATGGATTAAGCGGGGCGGCCTTTTATCAAACCGGCAATGAAACCATTCCCAATGTTTTGATTGCTATTGATACAACGGAAGGGGAAAAAATAGAAAACGTTTACTTTATGGCCTATCCGCAAAAGATCAGTGTCACAAAAAATATGAGCTGAAGTCTTATTCTTAAACAATAAGATGAAACGAGACAAGATCATTTACTGGATCGTAACAGGGTTGTTGAGTTTGAGTTTAGTGCTGGCCGGTTATATGTATTTGACAAGCCCGGTAATGGAAGCAGGTATTAAACATTTTGGTTTTCCCGGTTTCTTCCGGATCGAATTAGGCGTGGCAAAGATCATTGCATCGCTGGTCCTGATCCTGCCGGTAGTTCCACCAAGAATTAAAGAATGGGCTTATATTGGCGTAGGCATCGTATTTGCTTCTGCATTTGTAGCACACACCTCGGTTGATGGTATACATACTACACTCAGCGTAGTAATCTCATTTGGTTTTTGGATTACCTCGTTTATTTTCTTTAACAGAATTAACAAGAGAACTATCTCCATTTAAAAGCAAAATAACTGCATGGCTTATCTTCTACATTGGTAATGCCATGCATTTTCCCGCTTTCCATGATGTACAGATCGCCGGGGCCACCGGTATAGGTTTTACCATCGATGACCATGGAGGTATTGCCTTCGGTTATTAATATGAGTTCCGTTTCCACGTGTTGGTGCGGGGCATGGCTGGGGCCGGCATGGTCCAGTTGCGTTACGTGCATTTCGAAGAAATCGGTCATAGCCGTGGGGCGTTCAAAGTATTTGCGTGAGCCGCCTTTATCTGTCTTTTTAAAAGGTAATGAGTCTATGTTAAGGATCAATATGCCGCCTGCTTTTTTACTACGTTCCAGGTCTATAGGTTTTTTTGACCGAAAGGCAAAAGCATAGTAGGTGAGTGGGCCATTGCCAACATTCTCGAAGGCCTGCATCTCCTGTGGTGGTATCAGGATCACGCTGCCTGCGCTTATTCTTTTTGTTTGATTGCCTACCGTGCACTTCATGGTGCCTTCCTTTATAATAATCAGCTCTTCCCGGTCTTTTTGCGCATGCGGTGGTCGGGGAGGAGCGCCTTTTTCCTGGGTGGTGGCATGCACTTCAAAATAATCAAATTCGGGAGTAGTGCCCTGGGTAAGTTTCCGGCTTTCGCGGTGATCGCCTTTTGTTACAGGCAGCTCATTCCAATGAATAACGCCTGAGGGAACAGGTTGCAATTGTTGTGCAAAGGCGCTTATGGCCAATAGTTGAATCAGGCAGGCAAGTAAGATTTTCATATCGTATGATTGGCTGGTTGGGTGCTGTTATGAATCGTATGGAAATTTAGGGATTTATCGGATCAGGTCAAAAAGATTGAGGCAGAAGCTGTTGCCCTGACACAGTTTTTTAAACAGACCGGCGTTTCTAACTTAAGATGCCGCATTTAGGACTAACAATGCCGCATTTCCCAGGTGCGAAGCCAAATTTCTCATGAGCGAAATCCAATTTCCCAGGTGCGAAGTTTAATTTCTCATGAGCGAAGCTAAATTTCCCATGTGCGAAACATAATTTCCCAGGTGCGAAGCTAAATTTCCCATGTGCGAAACATAATTTCTCATGGGAAATTGAAAATTTTAACCAACATTGCCGCATAAGTTGCCAACTTTAGTGCAAAAGTTTGAAACTTTCAACAAGACTTCGACACTTTCTATGTAATGTTTTGAACTTATCATCCAATCTTGTAAACTTTCAACGCAATCTTTCGAACTTTCCACACAAAGTTGCTCCTTTACGACGGAATGTTGCCCACTGACACGTAAAGTTGGTTACTGATGAGTTATTGTTAGTTATTGATGACTTAAAGTAAGGAATTGATGAGGTATAGTTTGGCTATTTATAAGTCATAATGATCTACTGATGACTCATAAATAAAAAACCATCCGCCGTGGCGAATGGTTTTGCATGTATTATAAGAATTAATTTATTTATTTCTTCTTCATAAATTCAGGTATGCCGTATTTGTCAGTATATTCTTTAGGCAATCCATGTTCTTTTAAAAACTCAATTGCTTCTTCCCGCTTTCTTTTAACGAAAGGGTCATTACTATAATCTCTTAATTCTTTGACTATAATAATATTCTTTGTGTAATCTTCAAGTGATGGTGTTGCTGACATAAACAACCTTATTTTATATAATAAAGATACATTATTTATTTTATTTTTACCATAAAAGCTTCGTAATTCTTACATTTCTCAATAGGTTGCCAATGTCCATCTATATATCCTTTAACAGTTAATAAGATGCTGATCTCTTGCCAATTAGCGAGAATTCCCATTTGGTAGAGCCTGGTTCTGGCGGGTGTGCTTCCCTTTGCAAATACAATTGCATTGGGATAATATTTGATGAAGCTCATAACGGCTCCGGCTACCGTTGCTAACACTTTATCGCGGTCATGGTTATTACTCCTTACTTTATCATCCAATTCCGGTACAGTCTCATCCCAGTCTCCAAACGATAAATTAAAAAAGTTATCACCCATTTCATCAAAGTTAATTACTTTTTTAATGGAGCCTTTGGGTCCATCACTTACAAACTCATAAGTACGGTGTTCATTGGTTGATTTCGTACAGTATATATCTCGATGCATAACAACAAAAGCATAAAGGCGTCTTTCATACCTGAAAGGGCACGTGTTAACAATAATGAGTGGGAAATCTACATTTGCTGATTGGGATATGGAAGATACTAAATAATTTAGGATATGCAATAAGGATAGAAGTAAAATTCGACAGAATATTTACTGTTGTATGTAAAGTATACTCTATAGTAAAATTTTGTACTGCCCCCCAGTACAAAATTTTACCGTGTCTTATTTCAACCCGATATTAAATCTCCCACACCCTTATCGTTCCATCATACGAAGCGCTGATGATTGCATTATCGGCGAGCTGTTCAATGGACTGTACAAAGTTCTGGTGTTCGAGCCCGGTCAGTAATTGACCGTTGAAATCCCAAAGCTTTACCTTGTTGTCTTCACCGCCTGTTGCGAGGGTGTTGTTGATGACCTTTATCGTTCTGATAATGCCGTTATGCGCTTTGAAGGTGGTGCTGGAATTGTTGTTCAGCGTTCGGATGGTAATGTCGCCATGCAGGTTACCGCTGATCAATTGGTTAGTGGGAGCATGAAAAGCCAGGCTGATGACAGGCGCGTTCTCAGTAAAGGAAGCAAGTTGTTGTCCGGTTGCTTTGTTCCATATTTTAATGGATTGATCTTCCGATGCAGATGCAATAGTTTGTTCATTGAGTTGCAGTACCTGCCAAACCCAGTTGGTATGCCCGGTGAATGTTTGTAAAATAGTACCATTGAGGTCTGCAAGGTGAATGGTGTTATCGCCACTGCCCGAGGCAAACGTGTTATCGGTTATGCGGCATAAAGATAGTACAAGGGCATTGTGGATCCTGATCTTTTGTATTGCTTTGAAATCTTTCCAGACAATAATGTGCTGGTCGCGGGAACCTGAAATAAAAGTATTGGCATTTATTTTCGCCAGACTAAGAATAGAGTTCCGGTGTTCTTTTAACGACATTTTTTCTTCGCCGGCAATGCTCCAGGCTTTGATGCTGGTGTCCCTGCCGCCGCTTAAAATAGTATCGTCATCGAATTTTAACAACGACCAGATGTACCCCAGGTGTCCTGCGAAAGGTTCTTTTTGTGAACTGCCGTTTGTTCTGGAATACAGGATGTCACTTCTCAGCACAAACTTTTCGCCCTCCGACAATACTTCGCCTTCGTGCCACACATTGTGATCAAACACGATCAGGTCGCCCTGTTTGGGAATATACGATGCCCAGATCTCATTTGTTTCTTTTGTTTTAAAGAACAGCGTTCTGCCTCCTTTAAATTCTGTGGCGCTGTTCAGGTAGATCATGAACGTAAGTTTTGATTGTACCGTTTCACTGCGATAATGCACCCCATCGAGATGGCGATGGAAATACTGATTGGCGGAATACTTACAAAACCTGAGCCGGGTATTTAATTCTTTTAATTGCCAGGTGCCGTTTTCGGCAGGAATGGCATTGTTTACTTCGATGGTTGTAGGCAAATATGGTTTTACTTTTTGAAACAGCCTGGCGGCTAATGCTTCATCGTCTATTACAAACCGGTCGTTATTCCGGTAATAGGTGGGGTAATTGGAGTTGGCTTTTTGAAATGAGTTTTTGATCTCAGTGTTTAATAAGGCTTCACATGCTGTTTGGGAGAAAAGCGAAGGGATCACAAAACAGGTGAAGTTGGAATCGGGGAGTACGTGCTGTACGGACAGACGGGTGGCCATAATATAATATTTAGTTAGTTCTTTTCATATGGCTTAATAAATGTAACTACTGCCTGTTAGTTTTAATATAAATATCATTAGCAGTAAACCGAATCCGTAGTTGAATGGTAAAAAGACCGTGACGACCGGTAGTTCAACAAGGCTTATTTGCATATTTGACTGAAATCAGGTAACAAGTTGACACACATCAGGTTTCTACCGTGGCAGTGGGGGTACTTTTGAATAAATACTACCCCGTGCACATAGATCAGGCTTTATTGCAAAAATATAATCAACCAACGCCGCGGTATACGAGTTACCCCACCGTACCTTTTTGGAATGAAGGGATAAACAGTGAGCTGTGGAAAGAAGCGGTGCGCCAGCAGTTTACCATTTGTAATAACGAAGAAGGCATTAGTTTGTACCTGCACCTTCCTTTCTGCGAATCGCTTTGTACTTACTGTGGTTGTAATAAAAAGATCACCACCAATCATAAAGTAGAAGAAGTTTATCTGGAAGCCATTTTAAAAGAATGGCGTCTGTACCGGGCATTAATGGATACGCCGCCAGTGATCAGGGAAATTCACCTGGGCGGTGGTACGCCTACTTTTTTCTCGCCGGCCAATCTGCACCGGCTGATTGCAACACTCTTAAAAGATTCCATTATACATGACGATTATGCCTTCAGTATTGAAGGACATCCTAACAACACTACCCGTGAACACCTGGATGAATTATTCCAGTTGGGTTTTCGCCGTATCAGTTATGGCGTGCAGGACCTCAACCCCGAGGTTCAACGCATTATTAACCGCATCCAGCCTTTTGAAAATGTTCAAGAGGCTACAGAAACGGCCCGCGCCGCCGGTTTTACCGCTGTTAATTTCGATCTCATTTACGGACTTCCGCGGCAAAACGGTGACAGGCTGGCACATACCATTTCCCTGTCGTTAAGCCTGCAACCCGATCGCATTGCTTTTTACAGTTATGCGCACACGCCCCGCGTAATAGATGCGCAGCGGCTGATCGATGAAAATGATTTGCCCGATGCCGCGGAAAAATTATCGTTGTACCTGTTGGGAAAAGAACTGATCTCCGCGCAAGGTTATGCCAATATCGGCATGGACCATTTCGCTTTACCCGGCGATGAATTGTATACTGCATGGCAACAACAAACCCTGCACCGGAACTTTATGGGCTATACCACGCAAAAAAGCGGTATGCTCCTGGGACTCGGTGTATCGGCTATCAGTGATACGAACACGGCCTTTGCCCAGAATGAAAAGACTTTGGGGGGGTATTACAAGTCTATTCATTCGGGCAGCCTGGCCGTTCACAAAGGTTATTTCCTGAGTAAGGAAGATGCTCTGTTCCGCCGCCATATCCTGGATATGGCCTGCCAGGGCCGCACTATCTTTAATCCGTCTTGCACAACTGAATTGGAGCAATGGTGCCTGCCCATGCTGCGCGATCTGCAAAACGATGGACTGGTTACCCTGTATAAAGACCGTGTGGAAGTAACAACAACAGGACGGCATTTTATCAGGAACATTTGCAAAGCTTTTGACCTGCACCTTCTTCGCCGTGATGCTGCCAGCCCGCAGCAGACCTTCAGCAAGGCCATTTAAGTGTCATTATTTGTTTTGAGGATTATCAGCCTGGCTGGTAACAGGTGTCATATATTACCGGCTTCATTCCTGGTATTTTTGTTATAGAAACTGGAAATTGAATCTTATAAAATTGAAAATTATTGACTATGCGTTTATCAATTTATGGTGAAAGACTGATCACTGACGTGCAAAATCAATTTGCCAGTGTGTATCCATATTTAAAGATCGAGTTCTTCAAGAACGTTGATTTTAGCAGGAATATTTATCCAAGACAAAAACAGGTAGCGCATGCCCTGCAATTAAAGGATGCATACACCTCTAAAAAAGGGGAGGGAGATCTGCTTATTGAAGATGTGATGACTGTGTCTGACCTGGAAAGTACTTTCAGGGACCGGTTCGGTTTGGCGGCGCAGGTATTCCGCCGGTCAGGGAACATTTGGCTGGAAACGACCATCACCAATGGCTGGACGCTGAAGCAACAAAATGACCATGGCCGGGAGATTACCATTAGCCTGAGACCCGATAGCCGGAACGAAATAATGTGAAAATGTGAAAATGCCTCTGCGCGGCCTTCAGTTAACAGCGCAGACTGCCATGATAATAATAAGAGTGCTGAGCAGAAACAATTTTCACATTTCCAAATTTACTAATTTGCACATTGTTCTTATTAATATAATAAGTTCCGCAGCTTTTCCGGTTGCTCAATTTTAATTTTGCCTCCTTTGATCTCAATTAATTTCTCCGCTTTAAAGTCACTCAGCGTGCGGATCAACGATTCTGTAGCGGTGCCTACATATTGCGCAATATCCTCCCGGGAAATGTCAATGTTTTGCGCGACCTGGTCGGCCACATGGAATTTCTGATGAATGTCTACCAGCGCTTTGGCTACACGTTTACGCAACGATCCATACGCCAGCCGCATCAGTCTCTCTTCTTTTTCCTTTACTTCTTTCGAGATCAGTTTAATGAATTTGGAAGCGATGTTCATGTCGTTGTACACGGCCTGCAAAAAGTGATCTTTGGGAATGGCGATCACTTCTGCATCTTCCAGTACTTCGGCGGTGTCGTCGTAGTTGGTATCTTCCAGTAAGGTTACATGACCTATATAATCGCCGGTGCTGTACAGGTTGGTGATATATTCTTTCCCTTCGTCATGCACCTTGAAAGTTTTTATTTTTCCGCTTTTAACGTAGTACAGGTATTTGGGGCGTTTGCCTTCGCTGTAAAGGGTCATTTTTTTGCTCAGGCGTTCACTGTCGTATTGATCGGGATCCAGTGGCAGCATGCCGGAACCCTTCAGTTCTTTTATCAACTCATTAGCGCCTTTTTCCCCGGCAGGGAACTGCGTTTTCATAATTTCTATCTTCTTCAGCCTTACTTCAATTGCATTCAGCAGTTCGATGTCATCGAATGGTTTACTGATGTAATCATCGGCGCCCATTTCCATACCTTTTCTAAAATCCTTGCGTTCGGCTTTTGCCGTTAGGAAAATAAAAGGAATGTGCTCGGTATCGGGGTTCTTTTTCAGCAGGTGCAACACCCCGTAGCCATCCAGTTCGGGCATCATGATGTCGCAAATGATGAGGTCGGGTTTTTCTTTAATGGCTTTTTCCACGCCCTGTTTGCCGTGTTCTGCGCCGAAGGCGTTATACCCGGCCAAACTTAAAATTTCCACTATATTTTCCCTGATCTGGTTATGGTCGTCTATGACTAAAATCGATTTCATTCTTGATATATTTATTAGCGGGATAAAAATACAAATACGGCGGGGATCAAACCTGACGAAAGTCATTTTTTTTGTTGAATTTGCTCATCCCCCTGCCGGTAATGGGCGGCTAATTTAGCACCCAAAATTGTAATATGCCTACAGCCGCTACCGGAAAGCAAACTGTGTGTTACCATTGCGGTGAAAACTGCCAGGAAAGAAAGGTCACGTCAAATGGAAAATATTTTTGCTGCGAAGGGTGTAAAATGGTATATCAGCTGCTGAACCAAAGCGGGCTTTGCGAATATTATGACCTCAACGGCCAGCCCGGAACCAACCAGCGGATTGCAGTGCGGAAAGATAAATTCGCTTTCCTGGAAGTAGATCATATTCAACGGCAGTTGATCTCCTTTGCCGATGATAAACAAACCCACATCACTTTTTACCTGCCGCAAATTCATTGCAGTTCCTGCTTATACCTGCTGGAGAACCTGCACCGGTTACATGCAGGTGTCATCAGCGCTGTTGTAAATTTTACGCGAAAAGAAGTAGCTATAGTTTTTGATCATAATAAGGTCTCGTTACGCGAGGTGGCGGAATTGCTTACCAGTATCGGGTACGAGCCCTATATCAGTTTAAATAACCTGGGTTTGAAGAAATCGCCGGTAAACCAGCAAATGCTTTACCGGATGGGCATTGCAGGGTTCTGTTTTGCCAATATCATGCTGATCAGCTTTCCCGAATACCTGGGGTTGGAAGGATCGGAAAAAGCGCTGCAGGGAGTGTTTCGCATGCTGAATTTTATCCTGGCCCTGCCGGTTGTTTTTTACAGCGCCATTCCTTTTTTCAGTTCCGGCTGGAAAGCGTTAAAACATAAACACCTCAATATAGATGCGCCCATTGCATTGGCTATT
The Niastella koreensis GR20-10 genome window above contains:
- a CDS encoding Crp/Fnr family transcriptional regulator, whose amino-acid sequence is MFDLLFDHLARFVRINETEREILLSKLKYKKVSKKEFLLKQGQICSGNYFVLSGCIRLYSITDNGTEQILQFAIPGWWISDYQSFQNNIPSTYNIQVVEDSEIAIITRSDSDELFQQIPVLNNYFRLLMQRAYTAALRKMELLLVTSAEERYFQFVKNYPEFVQQVPQYMLASFLGFTPEFLSMLRAKVKSGGN
- a CDS encoding carboxymuconolactone decarboxylase family protein, with the translated sequence MSKRIDLQQLQPKAYEAMYALEKYLSQSKIEPLLKELIKIRVSQINGCSYCINMHTKDARKLGETEQRIYGLSAWRETPFYNDTERAVLALAEEITHISVHGVSDETYNEALKQLGEEKLAQVIMAIITINAWNRIGVSTHMRPTLDHM
- a CDS encoding DoxX family membrane protein is translated as MKLNVTALAQLFARIALGLGFLLPVCDRLGFMGVPGSGKAAWGDWSHFVAYTHTLMPFTSLLTANIAGLLATIAEVVLGVCLIVGFKTKWMGLGAAIITLTFAVFMIASLGIAAPFNYPVFVFTGAGLLLFTQHSFRWSIDALLIKK
- a CDS encoding sigma-70 family RNA polymerase sigma factor, whose protein sequence is MEPKNQDINAYRPMLFSIAYNMLGTSSDAEDMVQETFMSWLNTDRSHVDNIKFYLIRTISNKCITHLKKLKKQREAYLGTWLPEPLLSTSEVENMEVRDQLSIGFLYLLEKLTPIERGVIILKEAFELDYPEIATIFDITYENCRQHFSRAKKKLLLEKSRFTVDRDNHEKILRAFLHACINKNPEALIELLREDVVVYVDGGGSANTLLNPVFGRENVIQLLVNGMEKFAAFARTEILSVNGLSGAAFYQTGNETIPNVLIAIDTTEGEKIENVYFMAYPQKISVTKNMS
- a CDS encoding DoxX family protein; translated protein: MKRDKIIYWIVTGLLSLSLVLAGYMYLTSPVMEAGIKHFGFPGFFRIELGVAKIIASLVLILPVVPPRIKEWAYIGVGIVFASAFVAHTSVDGIHTTLSVVISFGFWITSFIFFNRINKRTISI
- a CDS encoding cupin domain-containing protein, whose translation is MKILLACLIQLLAISAFAQQLQPVPSGVIHWNELPVTKGDHRESRKLTQGTTPEFDYFEVHATTQEKGAPPRPPHAQKDREELIIIKEGTMKCTVGNQTKRISAGSVILIPPQEMQAFENVGNGPLTYYAFAFRSKKPIDLERSKKAGGILILNIDSLPFKKTDKGGSRKYFERPTAMTDFFEMHVTQLDHAGPSHAPHQHVETELILITEGNTSMVIDGKTYTGGPGDLYIMESGKMHGITNVEDKPCSYFAFKWR
- a CDS encoding DUF6934 family protein translates to MHRDIYCTKSTNEHRTYEFVSDGPKGSIKKVINFDEMGDNFFNLSFGDWDETVPELDDKVRSNNHDRDKVLATVAGAVMSFIKYYPNAIVFAKGSTPARTRLYQMGILANWQEISILLTVKGYIDGHWQPIEKCKNYEAFMVKIK
- a CDS encoding 2OG-Fe(II) oxygenase, with amino-acid sequence MATRLSVQHVLPDSNFTCFVIPSLFSQTACEALLNTEIKNSFQKANSNYPTYYRNNDRFVIDDEALAARLFQKVKPYLPTTIEVNNAIPAENGTWQLKELNTRLRFCKYSANQYFHRHLDGVHYRSETVQSKLTFMIYLNSATEFKGGRTLFFKTKETNEIWASYIPKQGDLIVFDHNVWHEGEVLSEGEKFVLRSDILYSRTNGSSQKEPFAGHLGYIWSLLKFDDDTILSGGRDTSIKAWSIAGEEKMSLKEHRNSILSLAKINANTFISGSRDQHIIVWKDFKAIQKIRIHNALVLSLCRITDNTFASGSGDNTIHLADLNGTILQTFTGHTNWVWQVLQLNEQTIASASEDQSIKIWNKATGQQLASFTENAPVISLAFHAPTNQLISGNLHGDITIRTLNNNSSTTFKAHNGIIRTIKVINNTLATGGEDNKVKLWDFNGQLLTGLEHQNFVQSIEQLADNAIISASYDGTIRVWEI
- the hemN gene encoding oxygen-independent coproporphyrinogen III oxidase, with translation MHIDQALLQKYNQPTPRYTSYPTVPFWNEGINSELWKEAVRQQFTICNNEEGISLYLHLPFCESLCTYCGCNKKITTNHKVEEVYLEAILKEWRLYRALMDTPPVIREIHLGGGTPTFFSPANLHRLIATLLKDSIIHDDYAFSIEGHPNNTTREHLDELFQLGFRRISYGVQDLNPEVQRIINRIQPFENVQEATETARAAGFTAVNFDLIYGLPRQNGDRLAHTISLSLSLQPDRIAFYSYAHTPRVIDAQRLIDENDLPDAAEKLSLYLLGKELISAQGYANIGMDHFALPGDELYTAWQQQTLHRNFMGYTTQKSGMLLGLGVSAISDTNTAFAQNEKTLGGYYKSIHSGSLAVHKGYFLSKEDALFRRHILDMACQGRTIFNPSCTTELEQWCLPMLRDLQNDGLVTLYKDRVEVTTTGRHFIRNICKAFDLHLLRRDAASPQQTFSKAI
- a CDS encoding response regulator; this translates as MKSILVIDDHNQIRENIVEILSLAGYNAFGAEHGKQGVEKAIKEKPDLIICDIMMPELDGYGVLHLLKKNPDTEHIPFIFLTAKAERKDFRKGMEMGADDYISKPFDDIELLNAIEVRLKKIEIMKTQFPAGEKGANELIKELKGSGMLPLDPDQYDSERLSKKMTLYSEGKRPKYLYYVKSGKIKTFKVHDEGKEYITNLYSTGDYIGHVTLLEDTNYDDTAEVLEDAEVIAIPKDHFLQAVYNDMNIASKFIKLISKEVKEKEERLMRLAYGSLRKRVAKALVDIHQKFHVADQVAQNIDISREDIAQYVGTATESLIRTLSDFKAEKLIEIKGGKIKIEQPEKLRNLLY